TGCGGATGCGACTGGTGGACTCGCAGCTGCGGCCGGTCGAGCCAGGGGACGTCGGCGAGATCCTCCTCGACGGTGCCGGGATCAGCGACGGCTATCTCGGCCGCGCGGAGCTCAACCGCGAGCGGTTCCCCACCAGGATCGGCGACGACGGATCGAGCGAACACTGCTTCCGCACCGGCGATCTCGCCAGCTGGGACGAGGCCACGGGCAGCTACGTCCACCGCGGCCGCATCGATGATCAGGTGCAGCTGCGCGGTCACCGCATCGAGTTGGGCGAGGTCGAGGCGTCGCTGCGAGCCTGTCCCGACGTGTTCGACGCCGCCGTGGTGCTGCACAGTCCCGCCGGGCGCGATTCGAGCCTCCTGGCCCACGTCGTCGCGGCTCCGTCCACTGCGGCCGCCCCGCACCACACGCACGAGGCGGATGACCCCGAGCACGCACACCGGGTCGTGCGGGCGATCAGGCGCAGCCTGGCCGACCTACTGCCGCACTACATGATTCCGCAGCACATCCGACTGGTCCCGACCTTGCCGACGAGCGAAAGCGGCAAGGTGGATCGCAATGCACTTGTTCCGCCTTCCCACTCGGCTGAACAGTAATATTCTATCCGGGCGGACGCATTCGACGAGAATTCCGAGAGCTGGGGGGCTCGGCTGCGTCGGCGTAGTGATTTGCCAGCATTCGACGTAAGGAGAGTTGTGTATCGTCTCGACGGCAGGGTCGCGTTCATCACTGGGATCGGCCGAGGTCAAGGGCGCAATCAGGCGGTGCGGCTGGCTTCCGAAGGTGCGGACATCATCGGTGTCGACATCTGTCGTGATGTCGAATCCGCGGCCTATTCGATGGCGTCGGAAGACGACATGGCCGAGACCGTGCGACAGGTGGAGGCACTGGGCAGGCGAGTCGTCGCCCGGGTCGCCGACGTGCGTGATGGTGCGGCGTTGCGAAAGGCCGTGCAGGAGGGAGTCGAGCAGTTCGGCAGGCTGGACTTCGTGGTGGTGAATGCAGGCATCAGCACCGCCCAGTTCGGGATGACGACGCCGGAGCAGGAAGAGCAGGCATGGAATGACGTCATCGCCGTGAACCTCACCGGGGCCTGGAACACCGTGCAGGCTGCCATCCCGTACATGGTCACTCGCGGGCGAGGCGGTTCGATCGTCTTCATCGGCTCGACCGCGGGGCTGCGTGGCCAGCGGGCGGGCGGGTACACCGCAGCCAAGCACGGCGTCGTCGGAATCATGCGTGGGCTGGCCAACGAGCTGGCCGAGGACAACATCCGCGTCAACGTCGTGCACCCTGCGGCGGTCAACACCCCGATGGCGGTCAACGAGGGGATGCAGGCGTACGTAGACGCGCAGGCCCAGCAGGGTGGGGGTGACCAGAACGTGACGCTGTTGGAGCCTTCCGACATCACCGCCGCCGTCGCGTTCCTGCTCTCGGACGAGGCCCGCTACATCACCGGCACGGACCTCCCGGTCGATGCGGGGTTCGTGAACCGCGTCAGCTAGCGCGCAGCGACAGCAGGACGCTCTGCACTTCGAGTACCTCTCGTTCGGCGAGTGCGTCGAGGTAAGCGGCCCGCTCAGCCCGCCCGACGGCCAGCAGTGAATGCGGCGGTATCCAGCGGTCGCGGACCATGTCTCGGCTCAGCGTGAACGGCGACGAACTGTCGGTCGCCGTGCTCAGGTGCCAGCTGTCCCGGTCGGGGATCATTCGGCGGAGCAGGCCGTCGAGTGACCCGTCCGCAGCGGTGATCTCCGTGTCGAACCAGACCTGTGCGACGCCTCGCTGGTCGAGAAGGTCACGAAGCGTGGTGTTGATGAAAGCGAACGCGGTGGTGCTGTCCGGAGCGTTGAACGCGATCCGCGAATAGGTGGCGGGGTCGGTGTAGGTCGTGCAGTCGCCGACGACGTACCGGGCGTCGACACCGTTGATCGCGGCGTTCGCGGTGGCGTAGGCCACTGATCGGGCGCCGATGTCGACGCCCACCCGCTGCGGATGACCCGAAGCAGCCAGTTGGGACAGGAAGCCGCTCCCACATCCCATGTCGAGGAATGATCGGCCCGGCAGATCGAGGTCTTCGACGCCTCGGAGCAGTTCGATCGATGAGGCGTGCGGCGGCATGCACCCGCCGTCGGGCCAGTCTCGGGTGAAGCCGTCCGGACCGTGCTCGAACAGCCGGTCGGAGAGGAAGAACCCGTCCTGGTACTCGGTGATGGCGACGGTGCCGCGCCTTTCGCGATCCGGAAGGATCGTGACCAGCCCGAGGTCGACGAGCAGGGCGGCGAGTTCCGGAGCCAGGAGCCTCCACCGTTCCGCCTGCACCTGTCCACCCAGGAGGAATAACTCGAACAGGACCGCGGCAGGGTCGTCGATCAGCGACACTTCTCCGAGGTGGTACAGCGAGAACCGCCCGATGTCAGACAGGACGGTGTCGCTGGACGTATCGAGCGCGAGCAGGGTCGGCAGCTGATCGGTCCGGTAGTTCGCCGCGCGGAGCAATGCGCCGAGTCGGCCGAGGGAGTCGCGCTCGGCCCAGAACGTGTCCATATGAATTGCCCCTGGTTCGGTGAAGACGGCGCCCTTGGTCGGGCCTCGATGGCGGCGGTTCTTCAGCCGGTGTCGGCTATCCGCGAGCGTCCATCGCCTGCCGCACGCTCTTGGGTCGCATGTCGGTCCAGACCTCGCCGATGTAGTCCAGGCATTCGGTCTTGCTGCCCGTGTGACCGATTTCGTTCCAGCCGGCAGGCAGCGATCGACCGGCAAGCCAGATCGAGTACTGCTCTTCCTCGTTGACTACGACCGAGTAGGTCCGGTTGTCCACGTCGTTCTCGTTCACGAGCTGCCTCCGTGTGTTCTTCAACCAACGGCATGAGCTTAGCGCCCTGCCGAGTAGGTTACTCGCGCGCCAACCGAATTAACCAGGGCGCTAGACTGTCCGCAGGCAACGACTCCGGCCCGCACTTCTTATCCTCCCACCAACCACAACCGGCCGTGGCGGCTGGATGCACGTGAATCTTACTCCCGCCCCCGACCCGCATTCCGGCTGCGATGCGACCTGGAGAGACTCAAATGGCAGAGATCGATTCGATCACGATCGACGAGATGTACACCTCCCGCCACCTCGAGGTGGCCGACCGGGCTCAGTATCGCAGTTTTGAGCCCCGGCGATCCAGCATGTTGTACGAACTGGTCGACGATCTTGACATCGGGCCGGGGGATCTCGTGCTCGATATCGGCGGGCGCGACGCGTCGCATTCACTTGCGCTGGCCAGCCTGTTCGGCTGCGATGCCGTTTCGGTGGATCCAGTGGCGAGTAACAACGAGCAGGCGCGGGCCGCCGTGGCCGAGCATCCGTTGGGCAGCAAGGTGTCGATCCGGTCCGGCATGATGGAGGAAATCCCCGCTGCCGACGGCGAGTTCGACTTCATCTTCAGCCGGGACATGTTCTTTCATGTCGTCGATGCCGACCGGGCACTGGCCGAGGCCCGGCGCGTTCTCAAGCCCGGCGGACACCTGCTGCTGTATCAGACCTTTGCCACCGACCGCCTTGAGCCGTTGGAGAGAGCCGAGCTCTACGCCGGCCTGGTCGTCGCGCCCGAGCGCATGTCGCCGGACGACTTCCAGAAGCGGGCGTCGGCGGCCGGTTTAGTCATCGAGTCGACCGACGTCATCGGCTCCGAATGGCGTGAGGCTTGGGAGGAGGACGGCGAGGGTCTGACGTCCCGGCAGCTGTTGTACGCGGCCCGACTGATCCGTAAGTCCGAGCAACTACGGGCCGAACTCGGAGATGCCGACTACCGCGTCGAACTCGCCAACGCCCTGTGGGGCGTCTACCAGATGATCGGGAAGCTCGAGCCCCGGATCTTCCTGCTGCGAAACCCTGCGGTGTCCGACCAGGACAACCCGTGACGACCGTGGCATTCGGCGCGTCCCACTAGTGTCCGCGGGCGGTGAGAAACTCCTCCATACGCTCGAAGGCCTGCGGCAGTGCCGAACGACCGAGCCCGACCCGGAACCGGTTGTCCGTGGTGTCGAAGACGGTTCCGGGCAGCAGTAGGACACGCTGGTCGCGAACCAGATCGGTGACGAAGTCCTCGACCGGGACGGGCAGCAGCAGCCGTGGAAACGCGAGCATGCCCGCCGCCGGTGCCGCCCAGGCGAACGTGTCGGGATGGCTGCCGAAGAACGACTCGGCATGGGCGAGATTGGCCTTGATGATCGTCCGGCTGCGCTCGATCAGGTGATCGTGAGCTCGCAGCGCGATCAGCGACAGGATTTCGGCAGGCGCCGAGGAACAGACCGTCGTGTAGTCCTTGAGGGTTCGGGCCGTAGCGGTGATGGCCGGGTTGCGGGTCGCGAACCACCCGATGCGCAGCCCCGCCAGGGCGTACGCCTTGGACATCACACCGACGCTGACGGCGCGCTCGTCCAGATCGCAGGCCGCCGGGAGGGTATCGGCGTCGTCGTACTCCAGATGGCGGTACACCTCGTCGGAGACGACCGTGACGCCTGCGTCGCCCGCCATCGCGAGCAGCTCGGCGAACTCGGCGTGGCTGGGCAGCGCACCGGTCGGGTTGTGCGGGAAGTTGACGAACAGTGCGCGGGTGTTCGGCTGCAGTGCCTTCCGCACGGCGTCGATGTCGAGTCGCCACCCGTTGTCGGCGTCCAGTTCGACGCCGGTGATCGTGGCGCCGAGCGACGGCGCGATCCGGTGCAGTGACTCGAAGGCAGGCCACACCACCACCGCGTGGTCTCCCGGGCCGAGCAGGGTGTGCGCGAGCAGGAACAGCGCTTCGACGGCGCCGCCCGCGCACACGGTGACCTCGGTGGCCGCGGTCTCCGGGTACTGATCGGCGATCGCCTCGCGAAGCAGTGGATGGCCGGTGGTCTCGGTGTAACCGAGTTCGAGCCCGTTCCACAATGCCCTGGTATCGGCGTCGGCCAGCTCCAGCAGGTCGCGGAGGGACAGCGGATCGACGTCGGAGGCACAGGCGAAGTACTCCACCTCAGGGTCCCACCGGCCGAAGAAGCCTTCGATCTTGCAAGGATTCGGGATCACGTCAGCTTGGGTCCTTCGTCTGGCCCTCATGCAGCAGCGACCGGCGCCGGTCGAGGAAACCGAGCATGGCAGGGACCGGGCTGATGATGCGCGGCTGAGTGGCGAGTCGTTCCTGGTGGCGGGCGTTGATCGCGGGCATCTGCGACCAGTGGGTGGCCGGACTCAGGTGGTGCTCCTGGTGGTACCCGTCGTT
The Actinoalloteichus fjordicus DNA segment above includes these coding regions:
- a CDS encoding mycofactocin-coupled SDR family oxidoreductase → MYRLDGRVAFITGIGRGQGRNQAVRLASEGADIIGVDICRDVESAAYSMASEDDMAETVRQVEALGRRVVARVADVRDGAALRKAVQEGVEQFGRLDFVVVNAGISTAQFGMTTPEQEEQAWNDVIAVNLTGAWNTVQAAIPYMVTRGRGGSIVFIGSTAGLRGQRAGGYTAAKHGVVGIMRGLANELAEDNIRVNVVHPAAVNTPMAVNEGMQAYVDAQAQQGGGDQNVTLLEPSDITAAVAFLLSDEARYITGTDLPVDAGFVNRVS
- a CDS encoding methyltransferase, giving the protein MDTFWAERDSLGRLGALLRAANYRTDQLPTLLALDTSSDTVLSDIGRFSLYHLGEVSLIDDPAAVLFELFLLGGQVQAERWRLLAPELAALLVDLGLVTILPDRERRGTVAITEYQDGFFLSDRLFEHGPDGFTRDWPDGGCMPPHASSIELLRGVEDLDLPGRSFLDMGCGSGFLSQLAASGHPQRVGVDIGARSVAYATANAAINGVDARYVVGDCTTYTDPATYSRIAFNAPDSTTAFAFINTTLRDLLDQRGVAQVWFDTEITAADGSLDGLLRRMIPDRDSWHLSTATDSSSPFTLSRDMVRDRWIPPHSLLAVGRAERAAYLDALAEREVLEVQSVLLSLRAS
- a CDS encoding MbtH family protein, translating into MNENDVDNRTYSVVVNEEEQYSIWLAGRSLPAGWNEIGHTGSKTECLDYIGEVWTDMRPKSVRQAMDARG
- a CDS encoding class I SAM-dependent methyltransferase gives rise to the protein MADRAQYRSFEPRRSSMLYELVDDLDIGPGDLVLDIGGRDASHSLALASLFGCDAVSVDPVASNNEQARAAVAEHPLGSKVSIRSGMMEEIPAADGEFDFIFSRDMFFHVVDADRALAEARRVLKPGGHLLLYQTFATDRLEPLERAELYAGLVVAPERMSPDDFQKRASAAGLVIESTDVIGSEWREAWEEDGEGLTSRQLLYAARLIRKSEQLRAELGDADYRVELANALWGVYQMIGKLEPRIFLLRNPAVSDQDNP
- a CDS encoding pyridoxal phosphate-dependent aminotransferase, with amino-acid sequence MIPNPCKIEGFFGRWDPEVEYFACASDVDPLSLRDLLELADADTRALWNGLELGYTETTGHPLLREAIADQYPETAATEVTVCAGGAVEALFLLAHTLLGPGDHAVVVWPAFESLHRIAPSLGATITGVELDADNGWRLDIDAVRKALQPNTRALFVNFPHNPTGALPSHAEFAELLAMAGDAGVTVVSDEVYRHLEYDDADTLPAACDLDERAVSVGVMSKAYALAGLRIGWFATRNPAITATARTLKDYTTVCSSAPAEILSLIALRAHDHLIERSRTIIKANLAHAESFFGSHPDTFAWAAPAAGMLAFPRLLLPVPVEDFVTDLVRDQRVLLLPGTVFDTTDNRFRVGLGRSALPQAFERMEEFLTARGH